The Eublepharis macularius isolate TG4126 chromosome 3, MPM_Emac_v1.0, whole genome shotgun sequence genome has a window encoding:
- the LOC129326492 gene encoding 2-oxoglutarate receptor 1-like, with translation MDMGSEVLANLVSLQNRTTAFRNCSDGGVSFQKFYIPIIYSLLFLVCFPGNIIVIFVYIFKMRPWKSSTIIMLNLAITDLLYVSCLPFLIHYSINGDHWVFGDFMCTFIRFTFYFNTYSSILFLTCFSLFRFFVVVYPISCFSIQKRRWAIMASATVWVISLLMVSPMIHYITVKESQNRSICLDLTSSEELDSIRLFNWLLTIFAFFLPLMLVTLCYAVIIYKLARGPHTNTSFKKKARSLAIVLLAVFYVCFLPFHIFRGVRIELKIHPVSCKVEEQIRDVFTVTKSLASLNTFGNLILYVVLGDNFQHAILSICKRNIKMTKK, from the coding sequence ATGGATATGGGCTCTGAAGTCCTGGCCAATCTCGTTTCTTTGCAAAATCGGACGACTGCTTTCAGGAACTGCTCGGATGGAGGCGTCTCGTTCCAGAAGTTCTATATCCCCATAATTTATAGTCTTCTTTTTCTGGTGTGTTTCCCGGGGAACATCATCGTCATTTTTGTATACATCTTCAAAATGAGGCCCTGGAAAAGCAGCACTATCATCATGTTGAACTTGGCCATCACAGACTTGCTGTACGTGTCTTGTCTTCCATTCTTGATACATTACTCAATCAATGGAGACCATTGGGTCTTTGGAGATTTTATGTGCACATTCATCCGTTTCACCTTCTACTTCAACACATACAGCAGCATTCTCTTCCTGACCTGCTTCAGCCTTTTccgtttttttgttgttgtctacCCAATTAGTTGCTTTTCCATTCAGAAACGAAGATGGGCTATCATGGCCTCTGCGACAGTCTGGGTCATTTCTCTGTTGATGGTTAGCCCAATGATCCACTACATTACGGTCAAAGAAAGCCAGAATAGATCCATTTGCTTGGACCTAACCAGTTCAGAGGAACTGGACTCGATACGGTTGTTCAACTGGCTCCTGACGATATTTGCTTTCTTTTTGCCTTTAATGCTTGTGACTCTTTGTTATGCTGTGATTATCTACAAGCTGGCCAGAGGGCCACACACTAACACTTCCTTCAAGAAAAAGGCACGGTCTCTAGCCATCGTCCTTCTGGCTGTTTTTTATGTGTGTTTCTTGCCATTTCACATCTTTAGAGGAGTTCGCATTGAGCTGAAGATCCATCCAGTAAGCTGCAAGGTCGAGGAGCAGATCCGGGATGTTTTTACTGTGACTAAATCCTTAGCATCATTAAATACCTTTGGTAACTTAATATTATATGTTGTGCTCGGAGATAACTTTCAACATGCCATTCTTTCTATCTGTAAACGGAACATAAAGATGACTAAGAAATAG